A section of the Lineus longissimus chromosome 1, tnLinLong1.2, whole genome shotgun sequence genome encodes:
- the LOC135490455 gene encoding protein Tob1-like, translating into MHVEVSVALNFVISYLYNKMPRRRVDMFAEELEKGLKRRFEGHWYPDKPLKGTAFRCIKVSGDKADPVIAEAARQCGLDINEIYQYIPDELTIWIDPNEVSYRIGEKGIVKILYSDKRADDLIDHLDREIQAASRGFNPEAQCFRPIDSLSSSLSHLSLSPSSPNPSNGWTSPSGSFTSQSPVNANTNANAVYLPKSNSTPNFTAATFAQTKFGSTKLKTMIKRPSRLSPTEVGAYVSKQQRVNGVAVQAQNRPRSLSPRHPRHSYFDQSQMLFPGQQPAPLNGMVGEFYSPVNQPFSFGFPEMMQGPGGPVMNTMPSPEGAKAFTDGLSFSTLPYQNQIQHLLVAN; encoded by the coding sequence ATGCACGTGGAAGTATCAGTTGCACTGAACTTTGTGATTTCGTATCTTTACAACAAAATGCCCCGTCGGCGGGTGGACATGTTCGCAGAGGAACTAGAGAAAGGCCTTAAGCGAAGGTTCGAGGGACACTGGTACCCTGATAAGCCGTTAAAGGGTACGGCGTTCAGGTGCATCAAGGTTAGTGGTGATAAAGCGGACCCTGTGATAGCCGAGGCTGCGAGGCAGTGCGGATTGGATATCAACGAAATCTACCAATACATCCCTGACGAGCTCACCATCTGGATTGACCCCAATGAAGTTAGCTACAGAATCGGCGAGAAAGGCATCGTCAAGATTCTCTACTCTGACAAACGAGCTGATGACCTCATCGACCATCTTGACCGGGAGATCCAGGCGGCTAGCCGTGGCTTCAACCCTGAGGCTCAATGCTTCAGACCTATCGACTCGCTCTCATCATCTTTGAGTCACCTCAGTCTCTCACCATCTTCTCCGAATCCTTCGAATGGCTGGACGTCTCCATCTGGATCGTTCACGTCACAAAGCCCTGTGAATGCCAACACAAACGCAAATGCTGTTTACCTTCCCAAGTCGAACTCGACGCCTAATTTCACAGCTGCTACGTTTGCTCAGACCAAGTTCGGGTCGACCAAGCTGAAGACCATGATCAAGAGGCCTTCTCGTCTGTCACCAACTGAGGTGGGTGCTTATGTCAGCAAACAGCAACGCGTCAATGGGGTCGCGGTCCAGGCCCAGAACCGACCACGGTCACTCTCTCCGCGTCATCCAAGACATAGCTACTTTGACCAGTCACAGATGCTGTTTCCTGGTCAACAGCCTGCACCTCTGAACGGCATGGTAGGCGAGTTCTACAGCCCAGTGAATCAGCCTTTTAGTTTCGGTTTCCCCGAAATGATGCAGGGTCCTGGGGGGCCCGTCATGAACACCATGCCGTCGCCAGAAGGTGCTAAGGCATTCACTGACGGCCTGAGCTTCAGCACTTTGCCGTACCAGAATCAGATACAGCATCTTCTAGTCGCTAACTAA